In a genomic window of Gossypium arboreum isolate Shixiya-1 chromosome 9, ASM2569848v2, whole genome shotgun sequence:
- the LOC108456381 gene encoding monothiol glutaredoxin-S10-like, translating into MDRVAKLASQKAVVIFSKSSCCMCHAIKRLFYEQGVSPAIYELDEDARGKEMEWALMRLGCNPSVPAVFIGGRFIGSANTIMTLHLNGSLKNLLKNAGAIWL; encoded by the coding sequence ATGGATCGGGTAGCAAAATTGGCGTCACAGAAGGCAGTGGTGATCTTCAGCAAGAGTTCATGTTGCATGTGCCATGCAATCAAGAGATTGTTCTACGAGCAAGGGGTGAGTCCAGCTATATACGAGCTTGACGAGGACGCCAGAGGCAAGGAAATGGAATGGGCTCTGATGAGGCTCGGCTGCAACCCATCGGTCCCAGCCGTGTTCATCGGTGGTAGGTTCATCGGCTCAGCTAACACTATCATGACCCTTCACCTCAATGGTTCCTTGAAGAACTTGCTAAAAAATGCCGGTGCTATTTggctttaa